Sequence from the Streptomyces mobaraensis NBRC 13819 = DSM 40847 genome:
CACCCGGAACCCGCGGATCTTCACCTGCTCGTCCCGGCGCCCGGCGAAGACCAGCTCCCCGTGCTCGTCCCAGGCGCCGAGGTCCCCGGTGAGGTGCAGCGGGCCCTGGTCCGGGCGGAAGGGGTGCGGGACGAACCGGCGGGCACTCTCCTCCCGGTCCCCGACGTATCCGGACGCCACGCCGCGCCCGGAGATCGCGATCTCGCCGATGACATGGCGGGGCAGCAGGTTGCGGTCCCGGTCCAGGACGTACACCTGCTTGTTCGCGCGTGGCCGGCCGATCGGCACGGCGCGGTAGGCGCGCCGTGGGTCCACCCGGTGCAGCGTCGTGTTCACGCACGCCTCGGTCGGGCCGTACCCGTTGTACACCGCGACGCCGCGGGCCGCGTACGCCGTCAGATCCGCGGCGTTGGCCGGTTCCGCCGCCGAGATGAGCACCCGGAGGTCCGCCGGCCGTGCCGGGTCGAGGTGGGTGAGGTACGAGGGGGTGATGGTGGTCGCCGTCACCGCGTGCTCCGCCATCAGGTCTTCCAGACGGCGCGGATCGGCGAGGGTCCGCTCGTCGGGGAGGACCAGCGCCGCCCCGGCGAGGTGGGTCATGACGACGTCGAGCAGGGCGCCGTCGAACGAGAGCGCCATGAACTGGAGGTAGCGGTCGCCCGGGCCGAGGCCGAGCTCCGTCACGTGGTCGAGGCCGACGTTCACCAGCCCGGCGTGGTCGAGGACGACCGTGCGCGGGGCCCCGCCCGAGCCCGAGGTCGTGATCACCGCGGCGGCGTCGCCGCCCCGGGAGTCCGGCCAGGCCGGGGCGGACGGCGGCCCCGCCGCCGTGCCCGCGGGGAACTGGAGGTCCACGCAGCACACGGCGAGCGCGGGCAGTTCGGCGACGCGGTCGAGCAGGCCGGAGTGCAGCGCGAGGGCCTTGGCCTTCGTGGTCCCGACGATCCGGGCGACGCGGTCGGCCGGGGTGCGCGGGTCGATCGGGACGTACGCCGCCCCGGCGGCCAGGCACCCCCACAGCGCCACGAGGGTGTCCGCGGTGCGCGCGGCGAGGACGGCCACCGCCTCCCCGGCCGCGAGGCCGAGGTCGTCCCGCAGGTGGTGGGCGAACCGCGCGGCACGGTCGTGCAGTTCGCCGTAGCTCACCGTCCTGCCGCCCGCCAGCACGGCGGGGGCACCGGGAGCCGCGGCGGCCACCGCCCGGAACCGGGCGGCCAGGGAGTCGTCCGGGGTGTGGGCGGGGACGTCGGTGGCGTTGAGGGTGTCGAGCTGGTGGAGGATCTCGTCGTCGTCGAGCAGGTCCAGGCGGGCCACCGCGGTACCGGTGTCGGCGAGGTGCTCCAGCACCCGTTCGACCAGTCCGACGACGTGGTCGGCGAACCACACGGGGTAGAGGCCGTGCCGGTCCTCCACTTCGAAGCCGCCCTCGACCGGGTCGATCGTGATCACCAGGTCGGCGGCGTCGTCGGCCGGCACGGGCAGGTGCAGGCCGGCCGCGGTGACGAGCACACCGGTGTCCTGCGGCCCGCCCGCCCGGGCCCACAGGTCGCGCACGGGGAAGCCCTGCGTCGCGTAGGAGGCGGCGACCCGGTCGCGCACGTGCTCCAGCAGCGACCGGAGGCTGCCCCGCCGCTCCGGGCGGAAGACCAGCGGCACCCGGTCGTCGTGTGCGTAGGGGCTGTTCACCCCGCGGAGCCGGGGAGTGGTCAGCCAGACCACGTCGTGCGCCGACGTGCGCTGGACGACCACCACGAGGGCGGCGAGGAGCACGACGAAGCCCCCGAGGGCCTGCCCGCCGCTCACGGCGGCGACCCGGCGGCGGGCCTCCGGACCGATGGCGGCGCGGCGCCGCGTCCCCGGGGCGGCCGTCGCGGTGGTGACGAAGGACTCGGCCCAGCGCAGGGCGTCCTCGGCGGACGGCATGGCCGCCAGCCAGTCGGCACGCTGCCGGTGGTGGGCAGGGCCCCGCAGGGCCTCGGCGCGCGAGACGGTCACGACCAGCTCCAACGCTTCGCACCGTAGAGCCGCTCGGCGTGGCGGCCCTGCGCCTGGCAGGACTTGACCAGGCGTTCGGCTTCCTGGAGGGGGAAAGACTCGGTGGTGTAGGGGATGCCCAGCAGGGGGTAGAGCCACGGCTCCTCGCCCATCGCGTACACGTAGACCTCCGCGCCGTCGAACCGCTCGACGACGCCGAGGGCCTCCTGGGAGGTGGACGCCCGCCCCCGCCGGCCCTGGTCGTGGTCCCGGTCGAGCGGCCGGGCGAAGTACGGGCCGTAGACCCAGCTCGCCGGCGCGCCCTCGCACTCCATGCCCAGGAACAGCAGGTCGATGTCGCCGACCAGGTCGTGCACCCGCTCGTACACCGCCGGGTTGACGTTGGCGGTGTCGGCCCCGACCAGCACCGTCCGGCCGCCGAGGCGCAGGTGGTACGTGGTCTTGGAACGGATCGCGAGGTCGTGGTGCTCGCCGACGAACGGGACGGCGGTGATCGCCCCGTTCGGCAGGCGCACGACGTCGAGCTCCCGCACCTCCCGGACGTCGGGGAAGCCCAGGTGCTCGACCACGAGGCGCAGCGAGGGGTCCATGAGTCCGCCGCCGTCGCTGCCCGGCACCACGACCGTGCCCACCTTGTGCCGGATCTGCAGCAGCGCCTCGGGCAGGACGTGGTCGTGATGGGCGTGGGTGATCAGGACGTAGTCGATGCGGTCGGGCAGGTCGGCGAAAGAGAGGCGCGGTACGTCGGAGGCGTGGTCGTAGGCGATGACGGGATCGACGAGGATGCTGACGTCCCCGTCCTCGAACAGCACGCAGGCGTGCCCGAAGTAGCTCACCCGGACCCGCCCGCTCCCGGCCGGCGTGCCCTCGCCGCCCTGCCACGCCCGCGGGGGCTCGGTGGTGAACAGCGCCCGGAACCCCGGGCGGGACCCGGCGTCCAGGTTCAGCGCGTCGGCGAGCGCGTCCGGGTCGGCGGGTGCGGTGCGGGCCCGGAACAGCGCGTCGAGCTCCGGCGCGGCGAAGGGCACGGCGAGTTCCACGGCGCCTTCCCCGCCCCCGTCGGCGACGGGCAGGCGCGGGGTGGAGAACGCGAAGGGGCGGTCCCCGTCCCGGTCCGAGCGCACCAGGCGCAGGCACTGCTCCGAGGGGTCCGCCAACGCGCCGGTGTAGAGCAGCCGTTCGTACAGGCGGCACCGCGCCCGGTGGTGGCGGTCGTACTCCAGCTCCACCAGGCCGCGCAACGCGGCCGGGACGGAGGGGTACAGCGGTTCCAGCGCGGCTCCCGTCATGCCCTCCAGGAGCTCGTCCAGCTCGGCGAACGCCGCCACGAACTCCCGCCGGTGCCGCGCCCGGGCGCGCGTCGCCTCCAGCAGCGCCCGGACCTCGGCGACCCGGGCGCCGCCGAGGTCGAGGAACGGGCCGGAGCGCGTCGCCGGGTTGGCCGCCGCGGCGGCGTGCATCGCCGGGGAGCGGACGTAGGACTCCATCATCCGCAGGTGCCGTTCGACGACGACGAAGGCGGCGGTCGCCGGCGCGACGAGGTGCACCCACGCGTACCAGCGGTCGACCAGCGGCTCGGCCTCGACGTCGCCGCGCAGGAAGTACCGGGCGGTGGTCCCCGGCGCCGTCACGACCGGCCTCCGTCGGTGACCAGGGCGTCCAGGTCCGCCAGCGCCGACTCGATCTCCTCCAGGTCCTCCACCGCGAAGTACCGGCTCTGGAGCCGGAGGATGTCGTACGTCGCGAACCGCACCACCTCCGGGTCGAAGGGCTCGACCGGGCAGGCCGGGTCGAGGCACTGCCGGATCTCGTCGGCCGAGGAGAGGATGGCACCCCCCAGCGCCCGGAGGCCGCCGGGCATCCGGATCAGACCGGTCTCCAGCGTGCTCCACAGGATGCCCTGCAGCAGCGCGAAGTCCTCGGGGCGCCCGGCGCACCGGACCCCGATCCGGCCGAACTCCTGATACAGGTCGGCCGTGCGCGCGTGGGCCAGGTAGGGGCCGTGGCCGAACAGGTCGTGGAACAGGTCGGGCAGCCGGGCGAAGCGCAGCTCCTCGGGCGCGCGCATCCGGCTGGTGACGGGAAACCGCCGGTGCAGGAGCATGTCGAAGAACTCGGGGCCCTTCACCAGGCCGTCCACGGCCACGCAGGTCCAGCCGCTGACCGCGCTCAGACGCTCGTTCACCTGCCCGAGATCGGGCACGTGGTCGGTCGGGAGGCCGAGCAGGGCGAGCCCCTCCAGGTACAGGGGCGGCGCCGCCGCCGGCACCAGCTCCGCCTGCTGGCGGTAGAGGTGTCGCCATACCTCCTGGTCGACCGGCCCATAGGGTTCCTGAACCGGCGGTACTCCGTGAGTGTCCACCTCTGCTCCTTCCGGCGGGAACGGCTCCGTGCCGGCCCCGGGATCCGCGCTCAGTACCGCAGTTCGATGGTCAGGGGGGCCGGGGAGTCCGCGGGCCGGGCGCCCACGGCCCGGTCCAGCGGATCGCCGGCGTGATCGAGGAGCGTCCCCGCGATCCGGAGGAAGGCGCGCCCGAGCGCGGCGAGCGCGTCGGCGTCGGCGCGGGCGCGGGGCGCCACGATCTCGACGTCCAGGGTGTCCGCGCGCTCCGTGACGTCGAACCACAGCGGGGTGTGGGCACCGAAGACCACCTCGGACCGGGGCGCGTCGTCGGCGGCGGTCCGGGGCCCGAGGGTCGGCGTCCGCGGCTGGAGGGTCAGGCCGACGTCGGCGAGCGGCGCGTCGGCGGCCAGTCCCAGTGCCCGGCCGATGTCCCCCGGCGGGACCCACCGGTGGGCGAGCGCGTCGCGGACCGACCGGCGCACGGAGGCCAGCAGAGCGGCGAAGGACGCGTGCGGCTCGACGCGGTCGCGGATGCCGACGGTGTTGATCAACGGGCCGAGCTGCTCGTCGAGGAGGGGACCGTCCCGCAGCGACACCGGCGACAGCACGACGAGGTCGGTCTGCCCGGTCATGGCGAACAGGAACGCCTTGACCAGGGCGTGCAGTCCGCCGAACAGCGTCGCGCCGGTGTCCGCGCAGAGCGCCCGCAGCGCGCGGGTGCGGCGGGCGTCCAGGCTCACCCACCGGCGGCACCCGAGGAAGTCCCGGGGCCCCGACGGGCGGCCGATCCCGAGCGGCGTGAGATCGGGGCGGGTGTGCTCCGTCCCGGCCAGCCGCTCCGCCCACCAGGCCAGTCCGGCGCGCCCGGCGGGGCTCTCCAGGTGGGCGAGGTGGTGGGCGGCGACGTCGCGGAACTGACGCGCCGGCGGACGGGGAGCGGCCCCGCCGTTCCGCCGCGCCCGCTGGTCGCGCCGCCACCACCGGGCGAGGACGTCGCAGGACAGGCCGTCCCACACGATGTGGTGGGCGGTGAGCACGGCGAGGGTCGTCCCGCCGGGCCGCCGGACCAGGTGGAGCCGGAACAGGGGCCCCTCGGCCAGATCCAGCGGCTCGGCCGCCTCCTCGTGGAGCAGTGCGCGCAGGTCCCCGGCGGCGGGGGAGCGGGACAGGTCGGTCAGCCGGAGGGCGTCCTCGTGGCCGTGCGGCCGGATCCGCTGCCGGGGGCGGTCGCCGACCAGGGGGAACCCGGTGCGCAGGATCTCGAAGGACTCGACGAGCCCGGCGAACGCCGCGCGGGCGGCCGCGGGGTCCCACGGCGTGCCGAGGTCCAGGACCTCGGGCAGCGCCGCGGGCGTCTCCGGGTCCCGGAACTGGTCGAGCAGCCAGAACTCCGACTGCGCGGGCGACAGCGGGTGGTCGTCGGCGTCCGGGACCCGGCGGATCGCGGCCGGCGGGCCGGCGGGCCGCCGCGCGGCCGGTGCGCGGCGGGCGTCGATCAGCTCCGCCTGGCGGGCGAGGGTGGGGTACGTCAGCACGTCCTCCAGCGCGAGGGCCGCGCCCAGCTCCTCCTCGACCCGGGTCACCAGCACCACGGCCAGCAGGGAGTGGCCTCCGAGGGCGAAGAAGTCGTCGTCGGGAGCGGGGTCGGGGCGTCCCAGCACTTCGCCCCACAGCGCCCGCAGCACGGCCGCCGTACCGGACGCGGAACCGCGCGGGGCCGGTGCGGCGGGGCCGTCCGACCGGTCCCCCGCCGGGGACCGCGCGAGGCCGGCGGACCGGGCGTGGAGCGCGTCCAGGTCCACTTTGCCGCTGGCCGTGACCGGCCAGTCGGCCACGGTGACGAACCGGTCGGGGACCATGGCCGGGAGCAGCAGCTCCCGCAGCCGCCGCCGTAGCGCGGGGATCCGCTCCCGGTCGCGGTCGTCGACGTAGGCGACCAGCGACGGGGTTCCGGCGGACCCCGTCCGGGCGTCGGTCGCGGCGTCGCCGGTCAGCAGGCCGGTGCCCAGGATCGCGGCGCGGACCTCGTCCAGCTCCACCCGGTGACCGCGGATCTTCACCTGGCGGTCCCGCCGCCCCGCGAACACCAGGTCACCGGAGGGCAGGCGCCGGGCGAGGTCCCCCGAGCGGTACCGGCGGCGGGGCGGGAGCCCGTCCGGCGCGTGCGTCCCGAAGACGCGGGCGGTCTCGTCGGGCCGGCCGAGGTAGCCGCGGGCCACGGTGGGCCCGCTGATGACGATCTCCCCGACGGCGCCGTCGGGGACCGGGCGCCCGTCCGCGTCGAGCAGGTCCACGCTCGTCGTCCCGATCGGGCGGCCGATGTTCTGCGCGTCGGACGGCGGTCCGGGCGCCTCGGAGGGATCGAGCCGCTTGAAGGTGGTGAAGACGGTGGTCTCGGTGATGCCGTAGCCGTTGACGACGTCCGCCCCCGGTACGTGTCCGGCGAAGCGCCGGACGGCCCCGGGGCGGATGGGCTCCCCGCCGAGCACCACGTAGCGCAGCCGGTCCGGCGCGCGGCCGGGCCGGCGGTCGAGCTCGTCCACCAGCCGCTCGAAGGTGCTCGGGACCTGGGACAGCACGGTCACACCGTGCCGCACGAGGGCCGGGAGCAGCCGGCGCGCGTCCCGGCGGGTGGCCTCGGGGACGATGACGACCCGGGCACCCCGGGACAACGGGAGGTGGACCTCCCAGACGGAGAAGTCGAACGCGATCGAATGGGTGCACGTCCAGACGTCGTCCTCGCGGAACTCGAACGGCCAGCCGCCCGCCCACAGCAGCGCGAGGGCGTTCGCGTGCTCCACCACGACGCCCTTGGGCGTGCCGGTGCTGCCGGAGGTGTAGATGACGTACGCGGGGTCGTCCGCGCCGCACGCCGGAGGGAGGCCGTCCGCCTTCTCGTCGTCGTCCCGCGCGTCGGGCACCTCGTCCAGGGCGAGTACGGGAAGCCCCTCCAGCCCCTCGGGGAGCAGGCCGCGGCCGTGGCCGTCGACCACCAGGAGGGCCGGCCGGGAGTCCTCCAGCACGGCCCGGCGGCGCGCCTCGGGGTGGGCCGGGTCGATCCCGAGGAAGGCGCCGCCCGCCTTGAGGATCGCGAGCTGGGTGACGGGCACCCGCTCGGTGCGCTCGACCGTGTAGCCGACGATCCGCCCGGGCCCCACGCCGAACTCGTCGCGCAGCCGGCGGGCGAGCCGGTCGGCCCTGCGGTCGAGCTCCCCGTAGGTGAGGACCCGGTCCTCGCACACCACGGCGGGGCGCCCGGGAGTGAGCCGGGCGTGCCGTTCCACCGCCGTGTGCAGCAGGACCGGTGCCGTGGCGGTCGGCGCGGCGGCGGCCACCGCGGCGACGGTGGTGCCGGACGAGTGCGGGAGGGCCGCGATCGTGGTGGACAGGCCGGCGACCCAGCGTTCGACCGTCGTGCTCGCGAAGAGGTGGGAGTCGTACTCCACCTCGCCGCGCAGCCCGCCCTCGTCCTCCACGAAGGTGACGATCATGTCGAGTTTGCCGACGCCGCGATCGACGTCGACCCGGCGGGCGCGGGGCTCCCCCCACACTGCCTCCGTCCGGGCCCCGGGCGCGTTCTGCAGGACCAGCATCACGTCGAACAGGGCCGAGCGCCCGGGGTCGCGCACCAGGCCGAGATCCCGGACGACCAGGTCGAGGGGGTACTCCTCGTGGGCGAACGCGTCCAGGGCGGCCGACCGGACCCCGGCGAGGAGCTCGTCCACCGACGCCTGGGGGTCCACGTACGTCCGGAGGGCCACGCTGTTGACGAAGGAGCCGAGGACGTCCTCCAGATCGACGTGCGGCCGGCCGGCCACCGGAGTGCCGACGATCAGGTCGCGCTGCCCCGTCAGCCCGTGCAGCCACACGCAGACCGCGGTGAGCAGACCCATGAACAGGGTGGCCCGGCGTTCCCCGGCCCACGACCGCAGCGCGCCGGTCACCTCGGGGCCGAGCACGAAGCGCCGCACGTCGGCGCCGGGAGCCTTCGCCGCGCCGCGCGGGGCGTCCAGCGGGAGGGCGAGGGCCGGTGGCGGCCCGGCCAGCCGGTCCGTCCAGAAGCGCCGCAGCCGCCGTCCCGCCGGCCCGGCGAGCCGCGCACGCTCCCAGGCGGCGTAGTCGCGGTACTGGAGGCGGGCGGGCGGCGGCTCGGCCGGGCCGTCCCCGGTGGCGAGGGCCCGGCACCGCGCCGCCAGCTCGGTGAGCATGAGGGTCAGCGACCAGGTGTCGCTGATCAGGTGGTGGATCACGAGGTACAGCACGGTTCCCCGGTCCGCCGCCGCCGGGGCGATGAGCCCGAGCCGCAGGAGGGGGCCCGCCTCGGTGTCGAACGGCCGCTCGCTCACGGTGCGCAGCAGGCGGGACGGGTCGGCCGCCGTGGTGTGCTCCACGGGCACCCAGCCGGGCTCGGGGGGCCGGACGCGCTGCACGAGCTCCCCGTCCACCAGCGAGAACGTCGTGCGGAGGATCTCGTGCCGGGCGACGAGACCGTCCACCGCCGTGCGCAGGACGCCGGGGTCGGGGACCTCCGTCAACTCGACGCCGATGGCGATGTTGTACGCCGAGGACGTGGCGTCGAAGCGGCTCGCGATCCAGTGGCGGAGCTGGCTGTGGGACGCCGGGACCGCCGCGGCCGGCGGCGTGGGCTCCAGGCGGGCGACCCGGCACGCGGCGTGGTCGCAGCCCCGGACCACCTCCGCCTGCGCGCGGATCGTGGGGTGCGCGAAGATCGTGATCACGTCCAGGCGCCCGCACACCCCCGCCGCCGCGCGCGTGGCCACCCGCGCGGCGTCCAGTGAGGTGGCGCCCCGGGCCAGCACGTCGTCGTCCGGGCCGGGCGCCGCACCGTCCAGGACGTCGCGCCACAGGGCGGCGAGGACGTCCTCGGCCGATCCCGGCGGGCCGGCGGCCTCGCGCGCCGCCGGGCCGCCCGGAGGCGCCGGGCGCGCCGTGGGGAGGGCTTCGACGTCGACCTTGTCGTGCGCGGTCCGGGGGAAGGCGTCCAGCACGTGGACGACCTCGGGGACCATGCCGGACGGCAGGAACGCGCCCGCGTGCGCGCGGAGGGCCTCCGGATCCGGCGGGGCGGACGGCGCCGCGCGGGTCACCCAGGCGGTCAGCCGCCCGCCGCCCGCCTCCGCCGACGGGCCGCCGCCCACCACGCGGACGACGGCCTCGTCCACGGCGGGATGGCGGCACAGCACGGCCTCGACCTCGGCCGGGGCGACGCGCAGGCCCCGGACCGACAGCTCGTCGTCGAGCCGCCCCAGGAACTCCAGGTTCCCGTCGGCGCGCCACCGGACCCGGTCCCCGCTGCGGTAGAGCGGCTCCTGCCCTGCGACAGGGCGCCGCACGAAGCGCTCGCCGGTCAGCTCGGCGTCGTTCAGGTAGCCGGCGGCCAGGCAGCGCCCGCGCACGTACAGTTCGCCCGGCACGCCCAGCGGCGTGAACCGCCCGTGGCGGTCGAGCACGGCGACGCCGACCCCCGGGATCGGACGGCCGACGGGCACGGGCTCGCCGACCGGCCCGGCCGAGCAGTCGAACGACGTGACGTCCACGCAGACCTCGGTCGCCCCCCACCCGTTGAGCAGGTGGGCGCCCCCGCGGCGGCCGACGACCTCCTCGAACAGCCCGACCAGCCACGGGTGCAGGGTCTCCGCGCCGGCCAGGACCCACCGCAGCGACGAGAGCGCGGGCTGGAGACCGAGCGCGGCCACGTGTTCGAGCAGGCTGCGCAAGGGGGAGGGCACCAGGTCCACCACGGTGACCCGTTCGCGCTCGATGGCGTCGAGCACCCGCGCCGGGTCGCGTTCGTGGCCGGTGGGCAGGAACCACACGCGGCCCCCGACCGGCAGCAGCCGGAACATCTCGCAGACGGCGGGGTCGAACGAGAGCGCCGTCCGCCCGAGCGAGACGTCCTCGGGGCCGAGGGCGAGGTGGTCGATGAGCCACCGCTGACGGTTGACGAACGACCGGTGGCGCACCAGCACACCCTTCGGCTCGCCCCGGGAGCCGGACGTGAACATGAGGTACGCGAGGTCGTCGCCGTGCGACCGCGGGAACTCGGGGCGCGCGTCGGCCGGACCGAGGTCCTCCAGGACGACGGCGGGGCGGTCCGCCGGGAGCGCGGCCCGGGCGGCCCGGGTGGTCACGGCCAGCCGCACCCCGGCCGCCGCCAGCAGCCGGGCCCGCCGGGCCGCGGGCAGCGTGGGGTCGAGCAGGAAGAACGCGCCTCCGGCGGTGAGCACGCCGAGGGCCGCGGTGAGCGTCGCGCAGGACCGCTCGGCGACGACGGCCACGATCTCCCCCCGCGCGATCCCGCGCGTCAGCAGGGCCCCCGCCACGTGCTCGGAGCGCTCCACGAGCTGACGGTAGGTGAGGCGCTCCGCGTCGCAGGCCGCCGCGGTCCGCTCGGGGTGGCGGCCGGCCGCGGCCCGGACGAGGGCGTGGATCGTCGTCTCCGCCGGGACCCGGGACGGCAGGCCCGTGAGCCACCGCCGCTGGGCGTCGGTCTCGGCGGGGGAGAGCACCGGCAGCGCGGCGAGGTCCTGCTCGGGGCGGGCGGTACCGGCGGCGAGCACACGGGCGGCCGCCTCCCGGAGAGCGGCACCGGACGCGTGCGGGTGTTCGAGGGCGAGGGTTGGGGCGGCACCGGGCCGCAGGATGAGCTCGCCCCGGGCCGCGGGCCCGTCCCCCGGGGCACCGGCGTCCGCGACGGCGACGGTCCAGCGGCCCGCGGGCCGGGGGGCGGGGAGCCGGTTCGCGAGGGCCGAGCGCACGTGGGCGAAGGAGCGCGAGGGGGAGCAGTCCACGGTGACGCCGTGCGCCGCGGTGGTCCCGTCCGCCGGTTCCACGGTGACGACCAGGTCGAGCCGGTCCCGGTCCACGTACCGCTGGAGGACGATGACGGCGGCCGCGAGGACGTCGTGGACGGAGTGGTGGCCGCCGTCGCCGCCCTCGGCCCGGGGCGGAGCCCCGGTGTGCACCGGGCTCATGCGCCGCCGCCCCCTTCCGGGCCCGCCGGCGACCGCGGTGCGGAGAGCATGTCGGACACGGTGCGCACGTCGGAGGGCGGGAGCGGGGCGGACGGCTCGGGCAGCCGCAGCGGCGGCGTCGTGCCGGACCGGTACCCGGCCGGCCCTTGGTACTCGGACACCTCGCCCGCCCAGTTGCGCAGGACCGCCCGTTCCGGCGACAGGCTGAGCAGGTAGTTCGGAGCGACCGGGATCTTCCCGCCGCCACCGGGGCTGTCGATCACATAGGTCGGGACCGCGTAGCCGCTGATGTGCCCCCGCAGGCCCTCGATGATCTCGATGCCCTTGGTGACGCTCGTCCTGAAGTGGCCCGCGCCCCGCACGGAGTCGCACTGGTACAGGTAGTAGGGGCGCACGCGGATCCGCACGAGCTCGGTGCACAGCCGGCGCTGCACCTCGACGCTGTCGTTGATCCCCGCGAGGAGGACCGCCTGCGCGCCGATGGGGGCGCCGGTGCGGGCGAGGCGGGAGCAGGCCGCGGCGAGTTCCGGGGTGATCTCGTACGGATGGTTCACATGGATGTTCACCCACATCGGGTGATTCGCCTCGATGATGTCGCACAATTCGTCGTCCACGACGAACGGATTGAAGACCGGGGCGCGCGTGCCGAGCCTGATGATTTCGACATGCGGGATCTCCCGGATTTCCGCGACGATCTCGGCCAGCCGTTTGCGCGCCATCGACAGGGGATCGCCACCGCTGATGAGGACGTCACGCACCCGCGGCGACTCCCGGATGTACCGGATCTGCTCCCGCCAGTCCGTTCGGCTGTAATTCTGCTGCCCGTCCCCGACGAATCGGCTCCGCGTACAGTACCGGCAATACGACGTGCAGGAACTGGTGACGAGCATGACGAGCCGGTCGGGGTACTTGTGGATGATTCCGCGCACCGGCTCGTGCTCGACCTCCGAATTGGCGTCGGGCAGCCATCCGTCGAAGGCCTCCATCTCCCGCGAGGTGGGAACGACCTGGCGCCGCAGCGGGCACCGCGGGTCGTCCCCGTCGATGAGGCTGAGGAAGTACGGGGTGATGTCCACCCGGAACAGGTCGTCCGAGCCGAGGGCGCTCTCCTCCTCCTCGGTGAGCTTGATCACCTCGCGCAGCTGCGAGGCGCGGCGCAGCCGGTGGGTCATCTGCCAGCGCGGGTCGGTCCACTCGGCCTCGGGGACGTCCGCCCATCGGGGATGACGGGCACCCGATTCACTCCGCACACCGCTTGGCATCTGCAACCTCCGGCTTGATCCGGGCGAACCGAGTTTCCACCATAGGCACATTCCCGACGGCTGTTCAAGTAATACTGAATTGCCCTTCAGGTGCTGTGCACGGCATTTTTAAGGTCCTTTTTCAGGTGCTTTTTAGAACGTTTTTAGAGTCGCCGCCCGATGGCTTCCGGGCTCTCTGGCGCGCCGGGGGACGGCTCTGGTACACCATTTCGGTGCGTCGAATTTGTTCGTTCCGGTCGGGCCGATCGCGGCCGGACCGTCCGGCCGGCCTGGAATCAGGGGTGGAGCGGTGACTGGGACTACCGGGAAAGTGTTCACCTGGAATCCACGGCCGGGGGGCCTCGACCGCGTGGGAATCGAGGACGACAGCCTGCGGGACGGGTTGCAGGGCGCCTTCGTGCGCCACCCCGCGCTCGACGAGAAGAAGGCGCTCCTGGAGTCCTCCGCGGCGATCGGGGTCCAGGCCGCCATGCTCGGGTTCCCCTCCGCCTCGCCGGGCGCCCGGGCCGAGGCGGGCCGCCTCGTCGAGCACCTGGATCGCCGGGGCGTCCCGCTCGTCCCGCGCTTCCTGGCGCTGGCCGACCCGGCGAGCATCGCCCCGATCACCGAGCTCGACCGCGGCAGCGACCGGGACGTGTGGGCCGACTTCTTCGTCGGGTGCAGCCCGCTGCGGCGGCGCGTCGAGGGCTGGACCCTCGACAGCGTCCTCGACCGCATCACATCGGCCGGGGCGGCGGCCCGCGAGGCCGGCACGCGGTTCGGCGTCAGCCTGGAGGACGCCACCCGCACGCCGCCCGAGGAACTCGCCCGGATGGTCGACGCGGCGGTCGGGGTGGGGGCGGAGGTGCTCACCGTCTGCGACACGGTGGGGGAGTCGACA
This genomic interval carries:
- a CDS encoding KamA family radical SAM protein is translated as MRSESGARHPRWADVPEAEWTDPRWQMTHRLRRASQLREVIKLTEEEESALGSDDLFRVDITPYFLSLIDGDDPRCPLRRQVVPTSREMEAFDGWLPDANSEVEHEPVRGIIHKYPDRLVMLVTSSCTSYCRYCTRSRFVGDGQQNYSRTDWREQIRYIRESPRVRDVLISGGDPLSMARKRLAEIVAEIREIPHVEIIRLGTRAPVFNPFVVDDELCDIIEANHPMWVNIHVNHPYEITPELAAACSRLARTGAPIGAQAVLLAGINDSVEVQRRLCTELVRIRVRPYYLYQCDSVRGAGHFRTSVTKGIEIIEGLRGHISGYAVPTYVIDSPGGGGKIPVAPNYLLSLSPERAVLRNWAGEVSEYQGPAGYRSGTTPPLRLPEPSAPLPPSDVRTVSDMLSAPRSPAGPEGGGGA